The proteins below are encoded in one region of Helianthus annuus cultivar XRQ/B chromosome 2, HanXRQr2.0-SUNRISE, whole genome shotgun sequence:
- the LOC110888255 gene encoding uncharacterized protein LOC110888255 gives MERFVKESMNIKDVPEVMKISSFINGLKHAQLCEKLGEEFPHSFDNLMDRDRVRAFVRGKDIVSKAEETNVTPRRVTPTAKPPDKGTPYSQKPAFDRMLHDRARPSYSPYRPRGRGPLPYSDNFTPLTKTPSEILATERVKDSFPRPPPIKPGPKAQPNEYCDFHKGFGHKTDDCMYLKREIEAAVKTGRLVHLVKEIKEGGGDRKGRNAREPGRADVDMIRRRNEFDTTRCVKARILGSPDCMRAPILMPHLEENEVQRLPLNISAIIAGHKVPRIHVDGGSGVEVIYEHCFLRFDRDVRDRLEEDSIPLVGFNNSVSHPLGKIRLPFTVGVGDRVRTINLTFTVVQAPSKYNAILGRSGIGDLQAQASTPHGALVFQTPKGLAWVKSAYEVISSVSEEETPGKPQKEGIEEWVLCDRFPEQTIKVGSHLSDKCKSALKELLLLNIDVFAF, from the coding sequence ATGGAGAGGTTTGTCAAGGAGAGCATGAACATCAAGGATGTCCCGGAGGTCATGAAAATCAGCAGTTTCATAAACGGGCTAAAGCATGCACAACTATGTGAGAAACTGGGGGAAGAATTCCCCCACTCATTTGACAACCTCATGGACAGGGACAGGGTCAGAGCCTTCGTCAGGGGAAAAGACATAGTCAGCAAAGCCGAGGAGACAAACGTCACACCCCGAAGGGTCACTCCGACTGCAAAACCTCCTGACAAAGGTACACCTTACTCCCAAAAGCCTGCTTTTGATAGAATGTTACACGATAGAGCGAGACCCTCATACTCCCCATATAGACCTCGGGGGAGAGGCCCTCTTCCTTACTCTGACAATTTCACCCCTCTCACCAAAACCCCGAGCGAGATACTGGCCACTGAGAGGGTGAAGGACTCCTTTCCAAGGCCACCACCCATAAAACCTGGACCAAAGGCACAACCAAACGAGTATTGTGACTTCCACAAAGGGTTTGGCCATAAAACTGATGACTGCATGTATCTGAAAAGAGAGATAGAGGCTGCAGTGAAAACGGGAAGATTGGTTCATTTAGTTAAGGAGATCAAGGAGGGAGGAGGGGATCGCAAGGGAAGAAATGCAAGGGAGCCTGGGAGGGCAGATGTGGACATGATTAGAAGGAGGAATGAATTCGATACCACCCGATGTGTAAAGGCCAGAATCCTGGGCTCCCCAGACTGCATGAGAGCTCCCATCCTCATGCCACACCTGGAGGAAAACGAAGTGCAACGACTCCCCCTCAACATCTCGGCCATAATAGCGGGTCACAAAGTACCCCGGATACATGTGGATGGGGGATCTGGGGTCGAAGTAATATATGAACATTGTTTCCTCAGATTCGACAGAGATGTAAGAGATCGGCTTGAAGAAGATTCTATCCCCTTGGTAGGGTTCAACAACAGTGTATCACACCCCTTGGGAAAGATCAGGCTCCCATTCACAGTTGGGGTCGGGGACCGTGTTCGAACTATAAACCTGACTTTCACAGTGGTCCAGGCACCCTCCAAGTACAACGCAATCTTAGGAAGGTCCGGAATTGGGGATTTGCAAGCACAAGCGTCCACCCCACACGGAGCCCTAGTATTTCAGACACCAAAAGGCTTAGCTTGGGTAAAATCCGCATATGAAGTAATCTCTTCTGTGTCTGAGGAGGAGACGCCCGGGAAACCCCAAAAGGAGGGGATCGAAGAATGGGTCCTTTGTGACAGGTTCCCTGAGCAGACGATCAAAGTAGGAAGCCATTTGAGTGATAAATGCAAAAGCGCCCTTAAAGAGTTGCTCCTCCTCAACATAGATGTATTCGCGTTTTAA